AACTTGACAGATAAGGCAGAACTGGTTACAGGACATGCTGCAGGTCTCGGAACAGCGATAGCGGGAGATTAAGAAATAAATTGCAGGAGGATTGACAAGAATGGGTGAGGTAATTGTCATTACATCAGGAAAAGGCGGTGTTGGTAAAACAACAACGACAGCAAATATCGGAATAGGGCTTGCATCAAAGGGCAAGAAGGTTGTAGTCATTGATACAGACTTAGGACTTCGGAATCTTGATGTTGTCATGGGATTGGAAAATCGTATTGTATATAATCTGGTAGATGTAATCTCAGGTGGATGTAGGATGAAGCAGGCATTGATCAAGGACAAGCGTTTTCCAGAGTTATATTTACTTCCTTCGGCACAGACAAAAGATAAGTCAGCGGTGTCACCGGAACAAATGCGAAAGCTGATCAGTGAATTAAAGATGGAATTTGATTACATTTTACTTGATTGTCCTGCAGGGATTGAACAAGGATTTAAAAATGCAATTGCGGGTGCTAACAGAGCAATTGTTGTAACCACCCCGGAAGTTTCCGCTATCCGTGATGCAGATCGTATTATAGGTCTTCTAGAAGCGAACGGAATTGCAAAAAAAGAGTTACTGATCAATAAGCTTCGCGTTGACATGGTACGAAGAGGCGATATGATGTCAGTCGAAGACGTGACAGAAATTCTGGCAATTCCGCTTCTAGGAGTAATTCCGGACGATGAGCAGGTTGTAATTGCAACAAATCAGGGGGAAGCTGTAATTGGGGAGTCCGGCGTTGCAGGGAAGGCATATAGTAATATTTGTCAGCGAATTTTAGGTGAAGAGATACAAATACCGGATTTTAACAGACCAGAAGGAATCCTTTCCCGTTTTAAACATATATTTGTAAAAAATTAGGAGGCTGCAATATATGAGTGTGCCATCTGTTGAGATTGCAAAAGAAAGAGTACGGTCATTAGTTGTAGCCGATAGAATGAAATGTACACCTGATATAGTAGAGAAAATGTCAAATGATATATATATTGCAATTTCTAAATATATTGATATTAAACCAGAACAGTTGGATATCGAAATTTCAAGATCAGATATACATATAAAACTATAGGAGAAAAAAAGTGAAATTTTTTATTAAAAAGCTTAAACAGCAATATCATATACAAGATTATAATTTTATTTTAATTGCACTTGTTCTTGCAATATCTATTGTTGGAATTTTTGTTGTAGGAAGCGCAAAAGATTCATATCAATTTAAACAACTACTTGGAGTACTTATTGGATTTGTTGCGATGGTGATTGTTTCATTGATTGATTATGAGTGGATATTAAAATTTTACTGGTTATTATACATCGTTAATTTAGTATTACTTGTAGCAGTGCTTTTATTCGGTGTTGAGGCAAATGGTGCAACCAGATGGTTGAATTTAGGATTTATTCAATTTCAGCCATCTGATCTGACTAAAATTTTAATGATTTTATTCTATGCACAATTTTTAAAGAAACGACATCGGGTAATCAATGATAAGTGGACGATCATCCAGGGCGTTGCACTTATCCTTCCGTCTTTAGCATTGATTTACGAGCAGCCTAACTTATCAAACACCATCTGTCTGGGCTTATTGTTCTGTGTATTGATGTTTGTAGGCGGTTTGAGTTACAAATTTATAGGAACAGTATTGGCAATCGTAGTTCCAATAGCAGTGATTTTGTTTGTGATTGTCATACAGCCAAATCAACCATTACTTCATGGATATCAGCAAAACCGAATTCTTGCATGGCTGGAGCCAGAGAAATATGAATCGGATGAAGCATATCAGCAACTAAATTCTGTTATGGCAATTGGGTCAGGACAACTAACCGGTAAAGGCTATAACAGCGATGCGACAACCTCTGTTAAAAATGGAAATTTTATTTCAGAGCCTCAAACAGATTTTATTTTTGCAATTATTGGTGAAGAATTAGGATTTGTGGGTTGTTGTAGCGTCATTATTTTGCTATTATTAATAGTAATCAGTTGTATTTCTGTTGGAATGAGGACGAAAGACGTAAGTGGAAAGCTCATTTGTTCCGGAGTAGCTGCATTGATCGGTATCCAAAGTTTTATTAATATCAGTGTAGCAACAATGCTATTCCCAAATACCGGAATTTCGCTTCCGTTTGTCAGCTACGGACAGACCTCGGTCGTCTGTTTCTATATTGGAATCGGACTTGTTCTTAATGTTGGACTTCAACAGAATAAATACCAGTAAGAGGAGTGAACTTGTAATGAATATCGGATTAGTAGCACATGATGCAAAAAAGAAACTTATGCAGAATTTCTGTATTGCATACAGAGGAATATTGAGTAAACATAATCTGTATGCAACGGAAACAACAGGTACGTTGGTTGAGAATGTTACAAACCTAACAATCCATAAATATCTTCCTGGACATTTAGGCGGAAAACAGATGTTAGGGGCTCAGATTGAACATAATGATATGGATTTACTTATTTTCTTTAGAGATCCATTAACATCACGTTCTCATGAACCGGATGTCAACGATATTGTAAAGTTGTGCGATATCTATAACATACCAATTGCAACAAACATTGCCACTGCAGAGGCTTTGATTCTTGCATTAGACAGAGGAGATTTGGATTGGCGTGAAATGTACAAATAAAAACAAAAAACAGACACAGAATTCTTATGATGCAGCAAGACGAAGAAAGGCGTTGCGAAAAAGAAGACGAAGACAACAGCAGATAGTAACCGTATTGGTTATTCTTATTTTATGTCTGACGGCTATAGGAATTGCATATTTAATCCATTCAGGATCTAAGAAAGATTATGTAATTGATTATGAGACGAAAAATTATAATAAAAGCCTATATAAAGGAGATACATTTGCAAAAGATTTATGTGTAACTTCAAACAATGTCTCATTGGAAGGATATGCAGATGACGA
This Ruminococcus hominis DNA region includes the following protein-coding sequences:
- a CDS encoding FtsW/RodA/SpoVE family cell cycle protein → MKFFIKKLKQQYHIQDYNFILIALVLAISIVGIFVVGSAKDSYQFKQLLGVLIGFVAMVIVSLIDYEWILKFYWLLYIVNLVLLVAVLLFGVEANGATRWLNLGFIQFQPSDLTKILMILFYAQFLKKRHRVINDKWTIIQGVALILPSLALIYEQPNLSNTICLGLLFCVLMFVGGLSYKFIGTVLAIVVPIAVILFVIVIQPNQPLLHGYQQNRILAWLEPEKYESDEAYQQLNSVMAIGSGQLTGKGYNSDATTSVKNGNFISEPQTDFIFAIIGEELGFVGCCSVIILLLLIVISCISVGMRTKDVSGKLICSGVAALIGIQSFINISVATMLFPNTGISLPFVSYGQTSVVCFYIGIGLVLNVGLQQNKYQ
- a CDS encoding cell division topological specificity factor MinE, with the translated sequence MSVPSVEIAKERVRSLVVADRMKCTPDIVEKMSNDIYIAISKYIDIKPEQLDIEISRSDIHIKL
- the minD gene encoding septum site-determining protein MinD; the encoded protein is MGEVIVITSGKGGVGKTTTTANIGIGLASKGKKVVVIDTDLGLRNLDVVMGLENRIVYNLVDVISGGCRMKQALIKDKRFPELYLLPSAQTKDKSAVSPEQMRKLISELKMEFDYILLDCPAGIEQGFKNAIAGANRAIVVTTPEVSAIRDADRIIGLLEANGIAKKELLINKLRVDMVRRGDMMSVEDVTEILAIPLLGVIPDDEQVVIATNQGEAVIGESGVAGKAYSNICQRILGEEIQIPDFNRPEGILSRFKHIFVKN
- a CDS encoding methylglyoxal synthase, translated to MNIGLVAHDAKKKLMQNFCIAYRGILSKHNLYATETTGTLVENVTNLTIHKYLPGHLGGKQMLGAQIEHNDMDLLIFFRDPLTSRSHEPDVNDIVKLCDIYNIPIATNIATAEALILALDRGDLDWREMYK